GCTGGTATAAGCGATCAGAACTAAGCCGACGAGGTGCCTTGTTTTTCATTGCCAGTCAAGTAGGCAGCATGAGCTCTGGATACATTCAGAGCGGTGCATACGCTCACCTCAATGGTAGGCATGGCATTGAAGGGTGGCGCTGGCTGTATATCATTTGTGAGTTACCTGACCATCACGACGATCTAAGAAATGAATATTAATTCCAGATACAAAGGCTTTGCATGTACGATACCAGTCGCCCTTCTTGGATTTATCGTGCTGCCGGGTCATCCAGACACCTGCAAGCCTTTCATTTTAACAGAAAACGATCTTCGACTAGCCAGAGAGCGGATGGCAGCTGAGAACCGTGAACCACGGAAACCAATTACTTTATCTGTGATCAAATCTGTTCTGACCGGTTGGCACTTTTGGGTTTTAGtatcctttgctttcttcttctcgcaaGCCGACGGCATATCCTCGAACAGCGGCCTCCCGTTATGGCTCAAAGCCGAAGGGTATAGCGTCGAGAagatcaacaccatcactACCATCCTGCCTGCGGTGACAATTGTGTCTTCAATTATGTGTGGCGTCTTATCCGATATTTATGATGCCAAAGTCCATTTAATCACCATTACCGCTTTGCTCAACATCCTGGCGGGCGTGGTTTTGGCTATCTGGGACGTACCCAAGGGACTCAAgttttttgcctttttcctttcggGGTCCGCAGACGGCATCGCCGCCGTTATTTACGCATGGGCAAACGAAATTTGTGCCGGAAATGCAGAGGAGCGTGCAATCGTACTCAGCAGCATGAATACTATTGGAAATACGTTTGGCGCATGGCTTCCTTTATTGTAAGTGGACATCCCTATGAGGCAACAAGACGTTTTGAGGAGATGAGCTAATGTAATAATTTTCCCACCTGTGTGTAGTGTTTGGAAGACTTCGGACGCTCCGCGTTATCTCATTGGGTATAACTGGACAATTGCGCTTGATGTATGCATGATTGCCATGCTGTTTGTTCTACGATCCTTCTGGAATCGTGAAAAGAAGTCAATGGAGACCTTGTGAGAAACATCTGACTATAATTCATTGCTAATAGATACACGCTCGTATGGCACTAAGGAATCCATCTTTGAGACCTTGGCGATCATGGATCCAGCTCATACCCATCAGttccttcgtcttctctcttgaTCAGTGGCTGAAACGTGTCCACTTTCACGCCTTCTATTGCCCGCACATTTAGAGGCTGCATCGCCATGTTTTTATGATAGACTGCCAAAACCCTCTCTTTCCTCTCTGGTGGAAGTTTGTCAAAGACGCTTATGGGAGGGCCATAAATGTTACTGAAAACATGAACCCCGCAAGTTTTGCAGTACGTCGACCCAGTGAATTTTCCACCCGTGAGATATTCGAAAACTCGATCACGGCCGTAAATTCTTACATTGTCTTTCGTAGGGTAAATGCCGATGTAGGCCACCTGAGCAAACGAATGTTAACAAACAACAGCAGAGGACTCTTGTGAAACATGAGCCGGGAGTGATTATGACATACTCTCACACATTTACTACAGTTGTCCTCTTTCAGTTCTTCGTCCTCTATTGAGCTTAATAGAGCAGCTCTGACATCACCGCAATGGCATGCAAACAGACCTTTCGCAGCTGGCTCGTCAGGCTGTTGTGAAAGTGGTTCGATCGATCGTGCATCGCCTTCGGCCTCGATGACAGATATTGCCGATCTGCCAATTGTGTTAGTGAGGCGGATTGTTAATCACAGAGCGATAAACTGACTCAAGTTTGAATGGATTAACATATGGCTCTCTCAGAGTTCGAATGTTGATCAAGAATTTGCCTCTCAGAGGACCTGTCAAATGCTCGCCCTCGACTCCGGTTCCGCAGTTGCTACAGAACTGTAGGCTATTAGTATATTTCTAATCATATAATAGAGTGCATTATCTCAAAGATGTGAGATTTGCGTATTTACATACTTTATCTTTCAACGTAGATGTTTGGTACTCTACAAGGTAGCCTTCATCTCTCACAACTGTAAACGACCCTTCCCCCGGAATCAGCCACAGGTATCCTTTCTTCACACATAGACTGCAGGAACAAGATATGGCTGATGTGATCTCTGCCGTTGAGACCTGAAAACGATAGCGACCACAGTGGCAGTTTCCATTATATACGACACTGTCATCagaagccatgatgggctATTTTGGAGATGCTCAACGACATGTAGGCGAAGACATTTCGAGAGGGGTAACACGGCGCTGAGAATGGAACTGAGGCTAGGGTTAAGACTAGGACATGATTGGAATCCTCCGGGCAACTATCTAGCTCTCGGCAATCCTTCGCACTTCAGAAAGCCGAAATATTATTATCCCTGGatctttttccctcttcccattTTAGGATTCGATAAGAAGATGTCGCTGAAATATGTCGGTAATTCACCACGATTCCCCGTAAATAGAGTTGACGATAGCTCTAACCCCATGACTAAAGAAAGGGTGGGGGTCTGGCGCTTCTCCGCAAAACGGAGCAATACGCCGCTGGTAGTCTCAGTCTCAATGCCTTCcatctcctttctctttatCTTCACAAGTCCTTTGAGAGTTCTCCCTTTAGAGTTTCCTTGATACCCATCGTCTATATCTGTGAGATTTGTGCGGAATCAATCCATCATGGCAACTGATATCCTTTTCCAATCACCAACCGTGATTACCGGCGACGAATCCGCCGAGCCGTTCGTGGCCGATGTGTTGGTTTCAGGCGGCCTAATTGCCAAGATCGGGGCTCCGGGTTCAATTGATGTTCCCTCGACTACTCGACAAATCGACGCAAAGGGTCATATCCTGTCTCCCGGATTTATCGATATGCATGCCCATTCCGATCTCTACCTCCTCACACATCCAGAGCACGAAGCAAAAATCACCCAAGGCTGCACGGTAGGACATTCCTTCTGCACATGCTGATGTAACCCCCAAACAAATCGCCCCCACGGAGAGGGACACGGCTCCGACGTTTCCATCGCTGTGGGGGCGATGCATCCGTCCTCCGTGCTCGGCAGCGTATACTGTCTTCCGCGGACCATCCGAGATAAAGAGATTCGGTATGATATGGTAGCTAATCATAATTTAATATGGCAGACCGAAGTTGTTGGCCAGGACGGCATCTCATACTCCCCAATCCGAAATGTCAATCAGCTTCAGGCGATTCGAGAACAAATTGCGGGCTGGAATGGCAATCCCACTGACGAAGAATGTCGCACGACGCTCAGCGGAGTTGGCATGTTTGAATGGAAGACTGTGGGAGAGTATCTGGATTGTTTAGAGCGTAATAAGACAGCTACGAATGTCGCCACGTTGGTGCCTCAAGGCAATTTGAGATTGCTCGCATGTGGCCCATATGATACGCCTGCATCACCCGAGGAGATTCAAGATCAGATCCAACTCATGCGAGAGTCAATGGACCAAGGCGCCGTGGGCATGTCCAGGTAACATCTCTTCACACATACATATTTGTTTGAAGCA
The sequence above is drawn from the Trichoderma breve strain T069 chromosome 5, whole genome shotgun sequence genome and encodes:
- a CDS encoding major facilitator superfamily domain-containing protein, whose protein sequence is MSSRIEKDLQALDTGVLSANGTKQPFHVEGLELSSRPATVNLHRQKWYQWFSPSDTPEERQLILKLDALIMIFVFLAYWAKVLDSSATSAAYVSGMKEDLKLFGNELNYLNTTYMVGYITLQIPLTVIMTRFSAAYFIPGADLIWGILTLAQYKVSNVHQLYVLRFFVGAAGSLFFPAVQWYLGCCQVGSMSSGYIQSGAYAHLNGRHGIEGWRWLYIICFACTIPVALLGFIVLPGHPDTCKPFILTENDLRLARERMAAENREPRKPITLSVIKSVLTGWHFWVLVSFAFFFSQADGISSNSGLPLWLKAEGYSVEKINTITTILPAVTIVSSIMCGVLSDIYDAKVHLITITALLNILAGVVLAIWDVPKGLKFFAFFLSGSADGIAAVIYAWANEICAGNAEERAIVLSSMNTIGNTFGAWLPLFVWKTSDAPRYLIGYNWTIALDVCMIAMLFVLRSFWNREKKSMETL